The following coding sequences lie in one Rothia sp. SD9660Na genomic window:
- a CDS encoding ABC transporter substrate-binding protein, with product MVAITRSAFLKATAATALTGLLAACTTGSNGTSSSTTSSAASGESYTVKHAFGETTFTAVPQKIAVVNFWKNPDVLLALGVVPAGTPVVTYGANANGSTDWFDAKLAELGGTAPVTYDETDGPDYEALANLAPDAIFSVYGDMTQEVYDKLTAIAPVVAMPEGVGAYAASWEDVVNQAAAMLQKDDEGAALIEATNKTIDDAAAKYFNLAGKTFVAGMFDLEAQTLSAYVASDSRSLFLTSLGMELAPYIEQNATEADAFFMTISGEVLPEVQSDVVWAWGTSDSDEEAIKSNTLFSQMPAVANGGLVVETDAAISLALSAASPLSLDWAINQTETLAKISAAVDASQAS from the coding sequence ATGGTCGCCATCACTCGTAGCGCCTTCCTCAAGGCCACCGCAGCTACCGCCCTCACCGGCCTACTCGCAGCCTGCACCACCGGCTCCAACGGCACCTCAAGTAGCACCACTAGCTCAGCCGCCTCGGGCGAGAGCTACACCGTCAAGCACGCCTTCGGCGAGACCACCTTCACCGCCGTTCCCCAGAAAATTGCTGTCGTGAACTTCTGGAAGAACCCCGACGTCCTCCTGGCCCTCGGCGTCGTACCCGCCGGCACCCCCGTCGTCACCTACGGCGCCAACGCCAACGGCTCTACCGACTGGTTCGACGCCAAACTAGCCGAACTGGGCGGCACTGCCCCTGTCACCTACGACGAAACCGACGGCCCCGACTACGAGGCCCTTGCCAACCTCGCCCCCGACGCCATCTTCTCGGTCTACGGCGACATGACCCAGGAAGTCTACGACAAGCTCACCGCCATCGCCCCCGTGGTCGCCATGCCCGAGGGTGTAGGCGCCTACGCCGCATCATGGGAGGACGTCGTCAACCAGGCCGCCGCTATGCTACAGAAGGACGACGAAGGCGCCGCCCTCATCGAGGCCACCAACAAGACCATCGACGACGCCGCAGCCAAGTACTTCAACCTAGCAGGTAAGACCTTCGTGGCCGGCATGTTCGATCTCGAAGCTCAGACCCTCTCAGCCTATGTAGCGAGCGACTCCCGCTCCCTCTTCCTCACCTCCCTGGGCATGGAACTAGCCCCCTATATCGAGCAGAACGCCACCGAAGCCGACGCCTTCTTCATGACCATCTCAGGTGAGGTGCTACCCGAGGTTCAGTCAGACGTGGTCTGGGCCTGGGGCACCAGTGACTCCGACGAAGAAGCAATCAAGAGCAACACCCTCTTCTCCCAGATGCCCGCCGTAGCTAACGGTGGCCTGGTCGTAGAAACCGACGCCGCTATCTCCCTGGCTCTCTCAGCGGCTTCACCGCTGTCTTTGGACTGGGCAATTAACCAGACCGAAACCCTGGCCAAGATTTCTGCCGCCGTAGATGCAAGTCAGGCGTCCTAA